The proteins below are encoded in one region of Drosophila santomea strain STO CAGO 1482 chromosome 2R, Prin_Dsan_1.1, whole genome shotgun sequence:
- the LOC120444737 gene encoding LOW QUALITY PROTEIN: uncharacterized protein LOC120444737 (The sequence of the model RefSeq protein was modified relative to this genomic sequence to represent the inferred CDS: substituted 1 base at 1 genomic stop codon), protein MGSRFFIRNFILFGLLASSNMQIPVGELENNLDLGVPHLLEVTQFLGTILGLESVTIFSGCINISHSIQRSLMDRYIPVNTVGSNLERAKYHKLANADIRIVLFSGVDDPIFNTLNATESPYSYNMYILVYVSPYTNKSVEMDFIDEVFVLLWNMSIDCTFLMVRGEFKMEIWNYFYLEKIQKFKVLSSNTFLDNIRNSNFKFVLRVMDDSPSLFWYNSSEQADVTGGGNISLSGPIGLLIINFMRHINMTTEIVPVSIRQTSKIENYQQTDNWISGNATYMVGTAILKHRNRVLLSRICLLVSNHRMVPLSRFLDKLISPGVHRLTSLSSIGIFVIKYFSHRPRLFWVAFFGTLRFFFGIPLPNNVLQRLPMVERWIEVFIFLIVNILLGSNISITSSALTTGFFEAPIRNVESMRASGLQIMTADPTIPQAFKENIMPSSLADLVVLVDEPTYFHHITTLNDSYVYVMQSHHWDVFHLYQQQLTKQPFEIGGEELCSKWRILGMPLNPTTPFRFIFKNFFDRVVESGLEQIWVQKSFKKFCDIHSLNKLPVDIPIWKPLSIKFFSNFIMAYILGLVLATLTFVGELVQNRYRRRNXKKILYVMLMCAIM, encoded by the exons ATGGGGAGTCGTTTCTTCATACGGAACTTTATActttttggccttttggccagcagcaatATGCAGATACCAGTCGGAGAACTTGAGAACAACTTGGATTTGGGTGTGCCCCACTTGCTAGAAGTGACCCAATTTTTGGGAACGATTCTTGGACTAGAGTCCGTTACGATATTTTCGGGCTGCATCAACATAAGTCACTCAATCCAGCGGAGCCTTATGGACAGATATATACCCGTTAATACGGTCGGATCCAATCTAGAGCGGGCTAAATACCATAAACTGGCTAATGCAGATATACGGATTGTTCTCTTTAGTGGCGTGGATGATCCAATATTCAATACACTCAATGCCACGGAATCTCCATATtcatataatatgtatatccTTGTGTATGTTTCACCATATACAAATAAGTCCGTTGAAATGGACTTTATTGATGAGGTATTCGTACTACTCTGGAATATGTCGATTGATTGCACATTTCTTATGGTACGTGGCGAGTTCAAGATGGAGATATGGAACTActtttatttggaaaaaatacaaaaatttaaagtGCTTAGTTCCAACACGTTTTTGGATAATATACGAAACTCCAACTTTAAGTTTGTCCTTCGCGTTATGGATGATTCTCCATCATTATTTTGG TACAACTCATCGGAGCAAGCGGATGTGACTGGCGGGGGCAACATCAGTCTGTCCGGCCCCATCGGTCTGTTGATCATCAACTTTATGCGTCACATAAATATGACGACGGAAATTGTTCCGGTTTCAATAAGGCAGACCTCCAAAATTGAGAACTATCAGCAGACAGATAATTGGATATCTGGCAATGCGACATATATGGTAGGCACTGCTATCTTGAAACACAGAAACAGGGTGTTGCTTTCACGTATCTGTCTATTGGTCTCGAATCACAGGATGGTTCCTTTAAGCAGATTCTTAGACAAGCTGATTAGTCCAGGTGTTCATAGGCTCACCTCTTTATCGAGTATTGGCATATTCGTGATCAAGTACTTTTCGCACCGCCCTCGATTGTTTTGGGTTGCCTTCTTTGGTACTTTACGATTCTTTTTTGGTATTCCGCTGCCCAACAATGTTTTACAACGCTTACCCATGGTGGAAAGGTGGATAGAGGTCTTTATATTCCTTATCGTGAATATCTTACTGGGTTCGAATATATCCATAACAAGCAGCGCTCTAACAACAGGTTTTTTTGAGGCACCAATCAGAAATGTCGAATCCATGAGGGCGAGTGGTCTGCAGATTATGACCGCAGATCCGACAATTCCACAGGCCttcaaggaaaatattatGCCCAGTTCACTGGCGGATCTGGTGGTTCTTGTGGATGAACCGACTTATTTTCATCACATCACCACCTTGAACGACAGCTACGTGTACGTGATGCAATCTCACCATTGGGATGTCTTTCACCTATATCAACAGCAACTGACCAAACAGCCATTCGAGATTGGTGGCGAGGAACTGTGCTCCAAATGGCGTATCTTGGGCATGCCCTTGAATCCGACAACGCCTTTTAGGTTCATATTTAAGAACTTTTTCGATAGGGTTGTAGAGTCTGGCCTGGAGCAAATATGGGTTCAAAAGAGCTTTAAAAAGTTTTGTGATATTCATAGCTTAAACAAGCTGCCCGTGGACATCCCTATTTGGAAACCGCTGTCCATTAagtttttttcaaatttcatAATGGCCTATATTTTGGGACTAGTGCTCGCCACATTGACGTTCGTGGGTGAACTGGTCCAGAATAGATATCGTcgtagaaattaaaaaaaaattttgtatgTGATGTTGATGTGTGCAATCATGTAA
- the LOC120445462 gene encoding uncharacterized protein LOC120445462: METIGADDYTAAELRNWCEKLSMQKSGNKATLAARLNGVPPEARGVCPVIGELEGEIANNDLEHEIVGESAPEVDMESPRSMIEDAAAGVVPPSSEHCTNAESMNVHDDARPSTSTNHRDSELAREEHFPEVSTQFDAMQRQLRLLQLENEMLKLESARRHNAATSDQNSAATSDQNSAATSGHNKATPLIRSSVAKPNQHKDATQDQEVAGGDARSEEAFVNKQTLLAMAKEMIPIFDGASNNKLNVSTWVAQLNAVSKMFKLSDDVIRMLVMSKLKDHAQIWLHSSERLLTLPVQELLFQLGEAFHGKESKIISRRKFQERKWKPSEDFSTYFKEKTLLATQIRIDDEELIDNIIEGIPDSLLRQQAHMHCFNSSAQMLHAFAKVSLRKPLLSPAGRVKVSFDKEPGSAPPKRCFNCNAVGHFAADCRKPKREYGACYACGSKDHLVYNCTERKFVSDNEYNA, from the exons atgGAAACCATCGGTGCGGACGATTATACAGCAGCAGAACTGCGCAATTGGTGTGAAAAGCTCAGCATGCAGAAAAGCGGTAACAAGGCCACGCTTGCGGCGCGATTGAACGGTGTGCCCCCAGAAGCCCGAGGAGTTTGCCCGGTGATTGGCGAATTAGAAGGCGAAATCGCTAACAATGATTTGGAGCACGAAATCGTCGGAGAGTCAGCACCAGAGGTCGACATGGAAAGCCCAAGGAGCATGATCGAGGACGCCGCCGCTGGAGTGGTGCCGCCAAGCAGCGAACACTGCACCAATGCTGAAAGCATGAATGTTCATGACGACGCCAGGCCCTCAACATCTACCAATCATCGCGATTCGGAGTTGGCACGCGAGGAACATTTTCCAGAAGTTTCTACGCAGTTCGACGCCATGCAGCGTCAACTAAGGCTGCTCCAATTGGAAAACGAAATGTTGAAATTGGAATCTGCTCGACGCCATAACGCTGCCACATCGGATCAAAACAGCGCTGCCACATCGGATCAAAACAGCGCTGCCACATCGGGTCATAACAAGGCTACCCCACTAATTCGAAGCAGTGTTGCCAAACCAAATCAACACAAGGATGCCACTCAAGATCAAGAAGTCGCTGGCGGAGATGCCAGATCGGAGGAAGcatttgtaaataaacaaacattgcTAGCAATGGCCAAGGAAATGATTCCGATATTCGACGGTGCTTCTAACAACAAACTCAATGTTAGCACATGGGTCGCCCAGCTCAACGCGGtctcaaaaatgtttaagctaAGCGACGATGTAATTCGCATGCTAGTGATGTCCAAATTAAAGGACCATGCTCAAATTTGGTTGCACTCTTCGGAACGTTTGCTGACTTTGCCGGTTCAAGAACTTCTATTTCAACTTGGTGAAGCTTTCCACGGTAAGGAGAGCAAAATAATATCTCGACGCAAGTTTCAAGAGCGCAAGTGGAAACCGTCGGAAGATTTCTCCACATACTTCAAAGAAAAAACGCTGTTGGCTACACAGATTCGAATAGACGATGAGGAGCTAATCGACAACATCATTGAAGGGATTCCCGACTCCCTTCTACGACAACAGGCACACAtgcactgttttaattcgTCTGCGCAGATGTTGCACGCATTTGCCAAGGTCTCGTTACGTAAACCGCTACTTTCTCCGGCTGGACGTGTTAAGGTTTCGTTCGATAAGGAACCTGGTTCGGCGCCTCCAAAAAGGTGCTTCAATTGCAATGCTGTTGGGCATTTCGCCGCCGACTGCCGCAAGCCCAAGCGCGAGTATGGAGCCTGCTACGCATGTGGCAGTAAGGATCATCTGGTGTACAACTGCACTGAGAGGAAGTTCGTATCCGACAACGAATAT AATGCCTAA